AAGGGAATAAGATTAGAAAATTCTCTCGGCACGCACATCGCACGATCAATTGGGAGATACAGGTAAGCAAACCGGCATCTCGTTGTAAGAATTCGCATCAACGTACTATGTGCGGAAGGATGCTGGCGCAGAGATTGAGCTGGCATCGGCCCTTGGAGGTCAAGGGCGAAGACTGGGAGTCAGTTGTTCTGATCGACGGTTAGCTGGTGACTGGCCAGAACTCCGCGTTGTCAGAGAAAGCCACCTGGAAGCTGCTCAGCCGCATCTTCATTCGAACTTCGTGTCGTCTTGCACAGCAATGATAGCCTTCATCGGGAAATGATCAGACCCGACAGGATCCAATCGACTGAATGAGATAAGGTCCAGTCCCTCGGTCAGGTAGAGCTGATCAATGGGAAAACGCATCCACCAGGACGTTGCATCGAAGCTGGGGATCATGCCGCGACCGACACGCGGGTCACGGAACTCTCCATATTCCTTGAACCGCTCGGAAGTCCGCGACCAAGCAACATCGTTGAAATCCCCCATCGCCACAACCGGCAACACTTCGCGGTCCGCCAGAAGCGCTGCACGCTTGATCTGCTCATCCCGTTCGTCAGTGTCCTGTCCAGGAACCGGCGGACGTGGATGCAAACCTACAAAGAAGAAGTTTCCAGTCGGTCCTTCGAGATCAGCAAGAATACTGGGGGTTTCGTCATCGCTCAGGAAGACAACGTCTGCGTCAACTACAGGAAGGTTTGTCGCAAAAACGACACCGTAGTGATTTTCAAGCGGATAGGTGATTACCGTTTCGAAACGTGCCAACACCGGTTTCAACGCTTCAACCCATGTTTCATCAGTTTCCATTAGAAACAGGACGTCAGGGACCTCGCGCTCGACCATCTCAATAACGCTTGAGTAGTCAGTGTTCTGCATGAGGACGTTGACCGAAATGATCGAAATCTGCTCCTCTTCCGGAGCATTGTCCGTGATGGCAATCTCTTGAGTTGCCCACATGGTGTACGGAAAAATCCGGAGTGACTGATATGCAAACGCTGCAGCCAAGAGGGCGATACCAAAGACGATACTTCTGCTGCAAAACAGGAGCCCAAGGGCGGCGGTTGCAAGGGCTACCAATGCGATGTGCAAGCGCGGAAA
The sequence above is drawn from the Cognatiyoonia koreensis genome and encodes:
- a CDS encoding endonuclease/exonuclease/phosphatase family protein — translated: MSKFLPRVLFWVLTGLVVATTLLPLSGNQEWWIRGWDFPRLHIALVALATAALGLLFCSRSIVFGIALLAAAFAYQSLRIFPYTMWATQEIAITDNAPEEEQISIISVNVLMQNTDYSSVIEMVEREVPDVLFLMETDETWVEALKPVLARFETVITYPLENHYGVVFATNLPVVDADVVFLSDDETPSILADLEGPTGNFFFVGLHPRPPVPGQDTDERDEQIKRAALLADREVLPVVAMGDFNDVAWSRTSERFKEYGEFRDPRVGRGMIPSFDATSWWMRFPIDQLYLTEGLDLISFSRLDPVGSDHFPMKAIIAVQDDTKFE